DNA sequence from the Alkaliphilus metalliredigens QYMF genome:
TTAGCATAAGTATCAAATCGTGTTTGCTTGCTAGGATCATAGCTATCTATTGCTTTAATCAAGCCAATGCAACCTACACTAAATATGTCTTCACTATCTTGATTTTTATACTTATAAGCTTCATATGCTACCAACCTCAAGTTTCGTTCGATAAGGTGTTTTCGAATTTCTTCATTATTCAATTCCCTAAATTGATTTATCAAACGTTTACTTTCCTCTTCTGTCATGGGTTCTTTAAAATTCACCTTGTGTAACAATTTTTCCACCGCCTCAGCTAGAGCGACTTCCTCTTAATTTCCAGTTACATTTTCTAGAGGCCATTCTTACAGTTGCTCCTTTTACATACGCCATATAATCTCTTTGCTTCTGCTCCCTTTGTTTAGTTCTTAACTCAATAACCTTTTCCACAAATTCCTCTTTGGATGGAAGCACGTTTGTCCCCCCTTTTTTTGCAACTTATTTTGCAAATTAGCAGCTTTTATTGAGTTGTTCCTTCGTCACATCATTCATTTTCAAATGTGAATCCATACATCAGAAGTGTTTCTTTATCCATGGGTTGACCAGCTAAAAAACCTTTATTCATTAGAAACCTTCCGCTCCGAATCATCTTGACCATTCTGTCTGTATTAGCTTTGTTTGGTAGAATTCCCCGTTCCTTTAATGACTTTTTCATGTCTTCAATATCAAACTCAATGTCAATTTTGATACTAATCATTTGTTTAGCCATCCTTCTCAACCACCTTCTCCACTTCAATTCTTTTAATCATCTTCTTTAATATTTCGATTAGCCTGCTACATCCATAACCGTCCAGCCACTCAAGGCGCTCTACCTCAAACATTTTCTTTACAAATCCATTGATTCTGTCATTGTCATTGTTCCAACCTAATTCTTCTGTCATTCTGTAGATAGTCTGTCTTTGAGCCTTCGTCGAACTTCTACCACCATCATCTGTTCTTTTTTGCTTTTTCTTCTTCTTGGGCCTAACCATCGCATCAATTACTTTGTTGGCTTGCGCTTTTGTCAATTGCTTCATGCTTTCCTTCTTAGATTCTCTATAAATGATCGTGTATAGATCTTCCTTTTCTAATCCAATCTCTCTAGCAGTCGCCCATATCTTCTTTATTTGCAAACCTGTAATAACTTCCATACTGCCAGCTCCTATCTTTTTTATGAAAAAGGACTAGTAAAACTAGTCCCTATTCATCTTTTTCATATTCAACGCCGATCTTCAATGTCTCATCTACGATAACAGCATGTTTTAGTTTTTTAATTGCATCCTGAAACCCCGGTGTCCCTTCTTCGTACCCTGATACTTCCATGAAGTTCACGATTCTTTCCCAAGCTGCTGCCTCTGTAATAAAATAAGCCCAATGCTCTGCTTCTTCTTGGCTATGTCCTATAGTCTTCAGAAATTCTACATCCTTTTCAAAATTACCCTTCAGCTTCTTTTTAGCTACTTTTGCTTTACCCTCTGAAAGGTTCATTTCTTCGATGATATCTAGCACCTTTCTCTCAGTGTAATTCCCACTTACCAAAGGCCCGACGACATTCTTAAAAGGTGCTGTAAGCTTATACTGTATCTCTTCTTTAGCAAAATCCTTCAGAATGTTCTCTGGTATTACTCCTCTTAAATACTCAATGCTTACCAACTCAACCTTTTCAGCAGTGGTAACTATTGCACAGTTGCTGTCATCACCATAAAACTTTACTTGCTTTACCTTGCTATTTTCCAACGCGGATGCAGCTTCATTCTGTATGGAAAGTTTATGTTTGTTCATTTCTTTTCTGCCATCTGCCATCAGTGCATCCCACTTAGCAAGTTCATTAACCACTTTTTTGATGTTATCCATCTACCTTGTCCCCCATTTCTTTAATACATTTAGAGCATACATGGTTGTTTTGGTACCTTACCACACCATCAATAGTTCTACAGAACATACATCTTGGAGTATGCTTTGAGATTATCAACTTCCCTGCCTCTACCTCAATATCAACTGCTTGCCCTTTGTCCATGTCAATTTCTCTTCTGATGTCCGAAGGAATGGTGAACCCTCCACTTTTATTAATCTTTTTTGTTTTCATATTATTTTGCCTCCTCAATTATA
Encoded proteins:
- a CDS encoding regulatory protein GemA — its product is MEVITGLQIKKIWATAREIGLEKEDLYTIIYRESKKESMKQLTKAQANKVIDAMVRPKKKKKQKRTDDGGRSSTKAQRQTIYRMTEELGWNNDNDRINGFVKKMFEVERLEWLDGYGCSRLIEILKKMIKRIEVEKVVEKDG
- a CDS encoding AbrB/MazE/SpoVT family DNA-binding domain-containing protein, which encodes MKTKKINKSGGFTIPSDIRREIDMDKGQAVDIEVEAGKLIISKHTPRCMFCRTIDGVVRYQNNHVCSKCIKEMGDKVDG